The following coding sequences are from one Prochlorococcus sp. MIT 0604 window:
- the nadB gene encoding L-aspartate oxidase: MLRPPFSQEPIPINNWDVIVIGAGAAGLMTCLELPSNLKVLLLNRNTSKVSSSRWAQGGIASVVRQDDSFDLHAEDTLKAGDGLCDFQAVEMLVKEAPGCVERLQNLGMIFDQSSDQLATTLEAAHSRRRVLHVKDRTGRALVEVLEDHIENQKNILHCRGVRVTELLIQNKECRGVQVLDGANLYWIKSRAVVLATGGGGHLFTNTTNPAQSSGEGIALAWKAGAAIEDLEFVQFHPTALKFYGAPCFLISEALRGEGAILVDKNGESPVKNLENRDLATRDQVSRAIMKNMHDNNVDHVGLDLRYIDPEKIVERFPTILSRCQDYGVNPLNEVIPVAPAAHYWMGGVKTDLNASSTRKGLYAVGEVASTGVHGANRLASNSLMECLVFARKMSSIVLNDLSNFEKFDRSFQEFDIEDPKEDQISIIAEKIDELRKLCWLNLGVSRNKVNMSKFLNYIQNDVDKLNKNDLLNSLEKIKFDQKIKLSERNRRALNLLLDLKNRQITTITLLKACLFREESRGGHYRDDFPDKDKNWECHTRQQLDQKIQKRFIKN, translated from the coding sequence ATGTTAAGACCTCCATTTTCGCAAGAACCGATACCTATAAATAATTGGGATGTAATCGTTATAGGTGCTGGAGCTGCTGGCCTTATGACTTGTCTTGAATTGCCCTCAAATTTAAAAGTGCTTCTTTTAAATAGAAATACTAGTAAGGTATCTTCCAGTAGATGGGCTCAAGGTGGAATTGCATCTGTTGTTAGACAAGATGATTCATTTGATCTGCATGCTGAGGATACTTTAAAAGCAGGTGATGGACTATGTGATTTTCAGGCTGTAGAAATGCTAGTTAAAGAAGCTCCAGGTTGTGTAGAAAGGTTGCAGAATTTAGGGATGATTTTTGATCAAAGTTCTGATCAACTAGCTACTACCTTGGAAGCAGCCCATTCACGAAGAAGAGTCTTACATGTTAAAGATCGTACTGGACGAGCATTAGTTGAAGTTCTAGAAGATCATATTGAGAATCAAAAAAATATTCTTCACTGCAGGGGTGTAAGAGTAACTGAACTTCTCATTCAAAATAAAGAATGTAGAGGAGTTCAGGTTCTTGATGGAGCAAATTTATATTGGATTAAATCTAGAGCTGTAGTTTTGGCTACAGGTGGGGGTGGGCACTTATTTACAAATACAACTAATCCTGCTCAATCCTCTGGTGAAGGGATTGCTCTTGCATGGAAAGCAGGAGCTGCTATCGAAGATTTAGAGTTCGTGCAATTTCATCCAACAGCTTTAAAATTTTATGGTGCACCTTGCTTCTTAATATCTGAGGCACTTAGAGGGGAAGGAGCGATCTTAGTTGATAAAAATGGTGAAAGTCCAGTTAAAAATCTTGAAAATCGTGATCTAGCTACTAGAGATCAGGTAAGTAGAGCAATTATGAAAAATATGCATGATAATAATGTAGACCATGTTGGCTTAGATCTTCGGTATATTGACCCAGAAAAAATTGTAGAGCGCTTCCCCACGATATTAAGTCGATGTCAGGATTATGGCGTTAACCCTTTAAATGAGGTTATCCCCGTAGCTCCTGCAGCTCATTATTGGATGGGAGGTGTTAAAACTGATTTAAATGCATCTTCAACAAGAAAAGGATTATATGCCGTTGGAGAAGTTGCTTCTACAGGTGTGCATGGTGCTAATAGACTGGCAAGTAATTCACTGATGGAGTGTCTTGTTTTCGCAAGAAAAATGTCTTCAATTGTTTTAAATGACCTTTCTAACTTTGAAAAATTTGATAGATCATTTCAAGAGTTTGATATTGAAGATCCTAAAGAAGATCAAATTTCTATAATTGCTGAAAAAATTGATGAACTAAGAAAACTATGTTGGTTAAATTTAGGTGTATCTCGAAATAAGGTAAATATGAGTAAATTTTTAAATTACATTCAAAATGATGTAGATAAATTAAATAAAAATGATTTACTAAATAGTCTTGAAAAAATAAAATTTGATCAAAAAATAAAACTCAGTGAACGTAATAGAAGAGCATTAAATCTTTTACTTGATTTAAAGAATAGACAAATAACCACCATAACTTTATTAAAAGCTTGTTTATTTAGAGAAGAAAGTAGAGGAGGGCATTATAGAGATGATTTTCCTGATAAAGATAAAAATTGGGAATGCCATACTAGACAACAGTTAGATCAAAAAATTCAAAAAAGATTTATTAAAAATTAA
- the rimO gene encoding 30S ribosomal protein S12 methylthiotransferase RimO: MKQNTLKVKEKKLPKIAFSHVGCEKNLVDTEHMQGLLDNEGYEVDSNINDANVVVVNTCSFIETAREESIRKILEYTNQGKEVIVAGCMAQHFKDELLKEIPEIKALVGTGDYQKIAKVLDRVKKGEIVNEVSKIPEFIADEEIPRFVDKNKFVAYLRIAEGCNYNCAFCIIPKLRGPQRSRTIESIVSEAKSLAKQGIQEIILISQITTNYGQDIYGKPSLAKLLNELSKVPIPWIRIHYAYPTGLTNEVIRAFKDSKNIVPYFDLPLQHSHPDVLKSMNRPWQASLNESILEKIREEIPSAVLRTSLIVGFPGEKKEHFEHLLDFLDRHKFDHVGVFIFSPEEGTAAFHLPNKVSLEVAEARKDNVISVQQNISKDKNQSYVGSKMKILVEKISDNNELIGRSYNFAPEIDGTVILSVKDKIDLKNYIGKFVEANISFADEYDLYGEIV; encoded by the coding sequence GTGAAACAAAATACTCTCAAAGTAAAAGAAAAAAAACTACCTAAGATTGCATTTAGTCATGTTGGTTGCGAGAAAAATCTTGTTGATACTGAACATATGCAAGGCTTATTAGATAATGAGGGTTATGAAGTTGACAGCAATATAAATGATGCAAATGTTGTTGTTGTAAATACTTGCAGTTTTATTGAAACAGCTAGAGAAGAATCTATTAGAAAAATTCTAGAATATACCAATCAAGGAAAGGAAGTAATAGTTGCAGGCTGTATGGCTCAGCATTTTAAAGATGAACTTCTAAAAGAAATACCTGAAATAAAAGCTTTGGTTGGAACAGGAGATTATCAAAAGATAGCAAAGGTTTTAGACAGAGTTAAAAAAGGTGAAATCGTTAATGAAGTTTCAAAAATACCGGAATTCATTGCAGATGAGGAAATACCTCGTTTTGTAGATAAAAACAAATTTGTTGCTTATCTTCGTATTGCCGAAGGCTGCAACTATAATTGCGCTTTTTGTATTATTCCTAAGTTGAGAGGTCCGCAAAGAAGTAGAACAATAGAATCTATAGTTTCAGAAGCAAAAAGTCTTGCAAAACAGGGTATTCAAGAAATTATATTAATTAGTCAAATAACAACTAATTATGGTCAAGATATTTATGGAAAACCATCATTAGCCAAACTTTTGAATGAGCTTTCTAAAGTTCCAATTCCTTGGATAAGGATACATTATGCTTATCCAACGGGTTTAACTAATGAAGTTATTAGAGCTTTTAAAGATTCAAAGAATATTGTGCCTTACTTTGATTTACCACTTCAGCATAGTCATCCAGATGTGTTGAAGAGTATGAATAGACCTTGGCAGGCTTCTCTGAATGAATCAATTTTGGAGAAAATTAGAGAAGAAATTCCATCTGCTGTATTAAGAACTAGTCTCATTGTTGGTTTCCCTGGAGAAAAGAAAGAACATTTTGAACATCTTCTCGATTTTTTGGATAGGCACAAATTTGATCATGTGGGAGTGTTTATTTTTTCTCCTGAGGAAGGAACTGCAGCTTTTCATTTGCCAAATAAAGTTTCCCTCGAGGTTGCAGAGGCAAGAAAAGATAACGTTATTTCAGTTCAACAAAATATCTCCAAAGATAAAAATCAGTCATATGTTGGTTCAAAAATGAAGATTTTGGTAGAAAAAATATCAGATAATAACGAATTAATAGGTCGGTCCTATAATTTTGCCCCTGAAATTGACGGAACAGTAATTTTATCTGTTAAGGATAAAATTGATTTGAAAAATTATATTGGTAAATTTGTTGAAGCAAATATTTCCTTTGCGGATGAATATGATTTATACGGCGAAATAGTATAA
- a CDS encoding TolC family protein: MLRRVINPFLFLPLTLSMNTFNVLSSETKNNIDNVLEEKSNITFVDYQEIENLVLNNQELKSLQNLVASASFNLSSQIAKRYPSLDFQVNGLPKYVAGKKYNSNSPTLKTSQFTANPSLNIKWDVIAPLRGSEIKIAKTNYKIAENNYEIKKKDLIQEARIRYHKYKKSYQDIQNKKFTLDLSITSLENAKAKLDAGIGTKFEVLEAEAQLSRDQQSLNEKKIEHEINKISLKEILNVKEDFETNKEQNLIGFWNHKLNKNINEGLDKNLSLQNLILQKSSKKSQAERFLAQNKPNIYISNSLSSTFSKGDSLATNIDSEKSGSNYTNTISLNFAWSIFDGGQNKNSYKSKIADAESEKYAYENLKNVLTTSISKAYLNLKLNEEKIISSLKEIESSIESVRLSRLRYDVGISTLKDVLVRQSELSNAKSKNINAIYNYNLNIDELERLTFLDKSKNCLSSNNTRIKDKNSICNI; this comes from the coding sequence ATGCTTAGAAGAGTAATAAATCCTTTCTTATTTTTACCGCTTACTCTTAGTATGAATACCTTTAATGTTCTATCGAGCGAAACAAAAAATAACATTGATAATGTTTTAGAAGAAAAATCAAATATTACTTTTGTTGATTATCAAGAAATAGAAAACCTTGTATTAAATAATCAAGAATTAAAATCATTACAAAACCTAGTAGCCTCTGCAAGCTTTAATCTTTCCAGTCAAATTGCCAAAAGATACCCATCCTTGGATTTTCAAGTCAATGGGTTACCAAAATATGTCGCAGGTAAAAAGTACAATAGCAATTCGCCTACTTTAAAAACATCACAATTTACGGCTAATCCCTCCCTGAATATTAAATGGGATGTAATTGCCCCGCTAAGAGGATCTGAAATTAAAATTGCCAAAACAAATTACAAAATTGCAGAAAATAATTATGAGATTAAGAAAAAAGATTTAATTCAAGAAGCAAGAATCAGATATCACAAATACAAAAAGTCATATCAAGATATTCAAAATAAAAAATTCACACTTGATTTATCAATTACAAGTTTAGAAAATGCTAAAGCGAAGCTAGATGCAGGAATTGGTACAAAATTTGAAGTTCTTGAAGCAGAAGCTCAATTATCTCGAGATCAACAATCACTTAATGAAAAGAAAATAGAACATGAAATTAATAAAATTTCTCTTAAAGAGATTCTTAATGTTAAGGAAGATTTCGAAACTAATAAAGAGCAAAATCTTATAGGGTTTTGGAATCATAAATTGAATAAGAATATTAATGAGGGTTTGGATAAAAATCTTTCCTTACAAAACCTTATTCTTCAAAAATCAAGCAAAAAGAGCCAAGCAGAGAGATTTTTAGCTCAAAATAAGCCAAATATCTATATCAGTAATTCATTATCTAGTACATTTTCAAAGGGTGACTCTCTAGCAACTAATATCGACTCTGAAAAATCTGGATCTAATTATACGAATACCATAAGTCTAAATTTTGCATGGAGTATTTTTGATGGCGGACAAAATAAAAACTCCTATAAATCAAAAATTGCAGATGCAGAATCCGAAAAATATGCCTATGAAAATCTAAAAAATGTTTTAACCACAAGTATTAGTAAAGCCTATTTAAATCTTAAATTAAATGAAGAAAAAATAATCTCTTCTCTTAAAGAAATTGAATCTAGCATAGAGTCTGTAAGGCTTTCCAGGCTTAGATATGATGTCGGAATATCAACTCTAAAAGATGTTCTTGTTAGGCAAAGTGAATTAAGTAATGCAAAATCAAAAAATATTAATGCAATATATAATTACAATCTGAATATAGATGAATTAGAAAGATTAACTTTCCTTGATAAAAGTAAAAATTGTTTGAGTAGTAATAATACTAGAATTAAGGATAAAAACTCTATTTGCAATATATAA
- a CDS encoding DUF3120 domain-containing protein, with product MKELITKNLEVKDKFNYESHKTVDSYENSFFSNPISLRLWSSFFVILPIFVQAPWVRLEPISALCFTFVIVLVAIVLNQKGSNKWFIVSSLLLGISGSWLGGCLFWGWLSPFPILHIPVEAVVLPLALIGLGTNWKIGSSFYISSLFGTAVTDITIFLIGIMDQWKQVITADSENAPMILQKTSESLIQIKSLSIIIFVALILWFISKEILDSGTINTTSGKALLVSGYVIQTTLIVDGIFILLAILQPTLSGLV from the coding sequence TTGAAAGAATTAATTACAAAAAATTTAGAAGTAAAAGATAAATTCAACTATGAATCCCATAAGACAGTTGATTCATACGAAAATAGTTTTTTCTCAAATCCTATATCTTTAAGATTGTGGTCTTCTTTTTTTGTAATTTTACCTATTTTTGTTCAAGCCCCTTGGGTTAGATTAGAACCAATAAGTGCTCTTTGTTTTACTTTTGTTATTGTCTTAGTGGCAATTGTTTTGAATCAGAAAGGATCAAATAAGTGGTTTATTGTCAGTTCATTATTACTTGGAATATCAGGTAGTTGGCTTGGTGGATGTTTGTTCTGGGGATGGTTAAGCCCATTTCCTATCCTACACATACCTGTTGAAGCTGTAGTCCTCCCATTAGCTTTAATTGGATTAGGTACTAATTGGAAAATAGGTTCAAGTTTTTATATCTCTTCTTTATTTGGAACTGCAGTTACCGACATTACAATATTTTTGATCGGAATCATGGATCAATGGAAGCAGGTAATTACAGCAGATTCTGAAAATGCACCCATGATTCTTCAAAAAACTTCAGAGAGTCTTATTCAAATAAAATCATTATCTATTATCATTTTTGTTGCTCTTATACTTTGGTTTATTTCAAAAGAAATTTTAGATTCTGGCACAATTAATACTACTAGTGGTAAAGCACTCTTAGTTTCTGGTTACGTAATTCAAACTACATTAATTGTTGATGGTATTTTTATTCTTTTAGCAATTCTGCAACCAACTCTAAGTGGATTGGTTTAA
- a CDS encoding DUF4346 domain-containing protein: protein MKSSKSLDEKIKIDNNLSNRYIDLDPNGYFIIKVDLEENKIILEHFLNNINDDGYALDPETNEPIKCDSQNKRVSNEVFKGISAKQLGILITEERNDLITRFDHALYLGRELQKAEECLYKKLPYIQD from the coding sequence ATGAAATCTAGTAAAAGTTTAGATGAAAAAATTAAGATTGATAATAATCTATCCAACCGATATATAGACTTAGATCCAAACGGATATTTTATTATCAAAGTAGATTTAGAAGAAAATAAAATAATTTTAGAGCACTTTCTAAATAATATTAATGATGACGGATATGCGCTTGACCCAGAAACAAATGAACCAATTAAATGCGACTCTCAAAATAAAAGAGTTAGCAATGAAGTTTTTAAAGGTATTAGTGCGAAACAACTTGGAATATTGATCACTGAAGAAAGAAATGACTTAATAACCAGATTCGATCATGCTCTATATTTAGGCCGGGAACTGCAAAAAGCAGAAGAATGTTTATACAAAAAATTACCATATATCCAAGATTAA
- a CDS encoding dihydrofolate reductase family protein — MSIPRVIIVIASSLDGRIAFPGGGESHLGSDEDKKILNQNLSMVDATIFGLGTLIAHQSTYLVKNVIDNDEVNISKSQPISIVASNSKKFNSNWKYFRQPIRRWLISSSKVDNSSNNQFEKELFFEDSWKKTLISLKKQGINDLALLGGAKLINSFIKEDLITDIKITIIPRIIGGRYTWIPLEQTNAIFNLERLWEIKSMKNLMNNEIHIHYKKI, encoded by the coding sequence TTGAGTATCCCAAGAGTAATAATTGTTATAGCATCAAGTCTTGATGGGAGAATTGCATTTCCTGGAGGTGGAGAATCTCATCTTGGAAGCGATGAAGATAAAAAAATATTAAATCAAAACTTATCAATGGTTGACGCCACCATTTTTGGTTTAGGTACTTTAATAGCTCATCAATCAACTTACCTAGTTAAAAATGTCATTGATAATGACGAAGTAAATATATCAAAAAGCCAACCAATTTCTATAGTTGCATCAAATAGCAAAAAATTTAATAGTAATTGGAAATACTTTCGTCAACCAATTAGAAGATGGCTAATAAGCTCAAGTAAAGTTGATAATTCGTCGAATAATCAATTCGAAAAAGAACTCTTTTTCGAAGATTCATGGAAAAAAACTTTAATTTCACTCAAAAAACAAGGGATAAATGATTTAGCTCTTTTAGGAGGTGCAAAACTTATAAATTCATTTATAAAAGAGGATCTTATAACAGATATAAAAATTACAATAATTCCACGAATTATTGGAGGGAGATATACATGGATCCCTCTAGAACAAACGAATGCTATTTTTAATCTCGAAAGACTATGGGAAATAAAATCAATGAAAAATTTAATGAATAATGAAATCCATATTCATTACAAAAAAATTTAA
- a CDS encoding inositol monophosphatase family protein, which produces MNPANLTNKQLRELYSLFELVSQRQTKDFGNISASNKADGSLLTSCDLWSDKTIVDGLASIAPGEGVLSEEGQKLIPNSKAYWVVDPLDGTTNFAAGIPYWSISVARFVDGKPQSSFLIIPTLKKKFLSIKGKGVWLNNKKIDPSQNNRQSECISLCSRSIKILQKKPNSVFPGKIRLLGVSSLNLTSVAMGQTFGAIESTPKIWDIAAAWLLLEELNCSIEWLETDPLNLVSGEDLSDVNFPLIACRSIEKFEILKPWGNLLLAK; this is translated from the coding sequence ATGAATCCAGCAAATTTAACTAATAAGCAACTACGTGAATTATATTCCTTATTTGAATTGGTTAGTCAACGTCAAACAAAAGATTTTGGAAATATTAGCGCCAGCAATAAAGCAGATGGATCATTATTAACAAGTTGTGATTTATGGAGTGACAAAACAATCGTAGATGGCTTAGCTTCAATAGCTCCAGGTGAAGGCGTCCTTAGTGAAGAAGGGCAAAAGTTAATTCCAAATTCAAAAGCTTATTGGGTGGTCGATCCACTCGATGGGACAACAAATTTTGCTGCCGGTATTCCTTACTGGTCTATATCTGTAGCAAGGTTCGTTGATGGTAAACCACAATCTTCTTTTTTAATAATTCCTACATTGAAAAAAAAGTTTTTATCCATTAAAGGGAAAGGGGTTTGGTTAAATAACAAGAAAATTGATCCTAGCCAAAATAATCGTCAAAGTGAATGCATTTCTTTGTGTAGTAGATCAATAAAAATTTTACAAAAAAAACCAAACTCAGTATTTCCTGGCAAAATCAGACTCTTAGGTGTATCGAGTTTAAATCTTACGAGTGTAGCGATGGGACAAACTTTCGGAGCAATAGAATCAACGCCTAAGATATGGGATATTGCAGCCGCCTGGCTGTTATTAGAAGAACTCAATTGTTCTATAGAGTGGTTAGAAACGGATCCTTTAAATTTAGTTTCAGGAGAAGACTTGAGCGATGTTAATTTTCCGTTAATCGCTTGTAGATCTATTGAAAAATTTGAAATTTTAAAGCCATGGGGCAATTTATTATTAGCAAAATAG
- a CDS encoding vitamin K epoxide reductase family protein gives MALKTLNRRNKKDLKWPKIIIAILSTIGIVDTGSITLKNLGLFTSLSCPGIKNGCETVLNSPWGTLFENNQVNIPLSLAGFITYLSILGITLILSLNLISPKEKLNKFLWWLVFLISCASSTFSFLLINIMFFKIQAYCFFCILSAILSFSIFIISMIGAKFESRETMIFRGFIVAISVLLGGLIWSTNVDPSNAIDVANPTDNVSPIITTSSSPQKVKFAKFLNENNIVMYSAYWCPHCHDQKQLFGKEAVKELKIVECAKDGKDNEYELCQNKGISGFPSWEINGEIISGTRDLNELATKTDYQGDLNF, from the coding sequence ATGGCCCTTAAGACTTTAAACAGAAGAAATAAAAAAGATTTGAAATGGCCAAAAATCATAATCGCAATTCTTAGCACTATAGGCATAGTTGACACAGGTTCGATTACTTTAAAAAACTTGGGATTATTTACTTCACTTTCATGCCCAGGGATAAAAAATGGTTGTGAAACAGTTTTAAATAGTCCTTGGGGTACTTTATTTGAAAATAATCAAGTTAATATACCTCTATCATTAGCTGGATTTATAACATATTTATCAATATTAGGTATCACACTAATACTTTCGCTTAATTTAATTTCCCCAAAAGAAAAACTAAATAAGTTTTTATGGTGGTTAGTATTTCTAATTTCTTGTGCGTCATCAACATTTAGCTTTTTATTGATTAACATAATGTTTTTTAAGATTCAAGCATATTGTTTTTTTTGTATACTTTCAGCAATTTTATCGTTTTCTATCTTTATAATTTCTATGATTGGAGCAAAGTTCGAAAGTAGAGAAACTATGATTTTTAGAGGTTTCATTGTAGCCATTAGTGTCCTGCTGGGGGGGCTAATTTGGTCAACAAACGTTGACCCCTCTAATGCTATTGATGTTGCAAATCCCACTGATAATGTATCGCCAATAATTACCACTTCAAGCTCTCCCCAGAAGGTAAAGTTTGCAAAATTTTTAAATGAAAACAATATTGTTATGTATAGTGCATACTGGTGCCCGCATTGCCACGATCAAAAACAATTATTTGGTAAGGAAGCAGTTAAAGAATTAAAAATAGTTGAGTGTGCTAAAGATGGTAAAGATAATGAGTATGAGCTATGCCAAAATAAAGGAATCAGTGGATTTCCTTCTTGGGAAATAAATGGAGAAATTATTAGTGGTACGCGTGACTTAAATGAGTTAGCAACAAAAACCGACTATCAGGGAGATCTTAATTTTTAA
- a CDS encoding GNAT family N-acetyltransferase: MNQTIHKVEVKLSIKEISKEIWNELANEINNPFYEWTWIKNLEISKSVSRETGWQPLYFVASKNEEILGIAPLFLKNHSYGEFIFDQSFARLAQELNLNYYPKLIGMSPYSPVNGYQFLYKKNKDKKEITNLLINHIESFAITNKILSCNFLYIDESWGNHLKSLGYYEWINSSSEWRSNGEKTFDDFLSRFNSNQRKNIKKERKSITKQDIKVEIFNDDNINQEILKKMHNFYEQHCSRWGVWGSKYLTSTFFETLVDNKKNLLLFSASKHDSNEIFAMSMCVKNQSNLWGRYWGSQEEISNLHFELCYYQPIEWAIKNSIHLFDPGAGGKHKRRRGFFAKSTVSMHKWFDKNMENIISPWLNEVNKQTEIEIVFENKSIPFK, from the coding sequence ATGAACCAAACAATACATAAAGTTGAAGTCAAATTGTCAATTAAGGAAATCTCCAAGGAGATATGGAATGAATTAGCAAATGAAATTAATAATCCATTTTATGAATGGACTTGGATTAAAAACCTTGAGATATCAAAAAGTGTTTCAAGAGAAACTGGCTGGCAACCACTATATTTTGTTGCGTCTAAAAATGAAGAGATATTAGGAATTGCCCCACTTTTTTTAAAAAATCATAGCTATGGAGAATTCATTTTTGACCAATCATTTGCAAGATTGGCACAAGAGCTGAATTTAAATTATTACCCTAAATTAATTGGAATGAGTCCTTATAGTCCTGTAAATGGATATCAATTTCTTTATAAAAAAAATAAAGACAAGAAAGAAATTACAAATTTACTTATAAACCATATCGAAAGCTTTGCGATTACAAATAAAATTCTAAGTTGTAATTTTTTATATATTGATGAAAGCTGGGGCAACCATCTTAAATCTTTGGGATACTATGAATGGATAAATTCTAGCAGTGAATGGAGGAGTAATGGAGAAAAAACATTTGATGATTTTCTTTCTAGATTTAACTCTAATCAGAGAAAAAATATAAAAAAAGAGAGGAAATCAATTACTAAACAAGATATTAAAGTAGAAATTTTTAATGATGATAATATCAACCAAGAAATCCTCAAAAAAATGCATAATTTTTATGAACAGCATTGTTCAAGGTGGGGAGTTTGGGGAAGTAAATATCTAACATCTACATTTTTCGAAACACTGGTTGATAATAAAAAAAATCTTTTACTTTTTAGTGCATCAAAACATGATTCAAATGAAATTTTTGCTATGTCTATGTGCGTTAAAAATCAAAGTAACTTATGGGGTAGATATTGGGGTAGTCAAGAAGAAATATCTAATTTACATTTTGAATTATGCTATTACCAGCCAATTGAATGGGCAATAAAAAATAGTATCCATTTGTTTGATCCTGGAGCAGGTGGTAAACATAAAAGACGAAGAGGTTTTTTTGCAAAAAGCACCGTTAGCATGCATAAGTGGTTTGACAAAAATATGGAAAATATAATTAGTCCTTGGCTAAATGAAGTGAATAAACAAACCGAGATAGAGATTGTTTTTGAAAATAAATCTATACCCTTTAAATAA
- a CDS encoding TIGR03279 family radical SAM protein codes for MWQEINYTEDLTDLLVPNITYKINPAEIESVEANSIAEEIGFESGDSIISINGKKPRDLIDYQILISEEILDISVLDKNHEIHNINIEKDQDVNLGINFKDALFDSIKQCNNRCPFCFIDQQPSGKRKSLYIKDDDYRLSFLYGSYLTLTNLKKEDWERIAMQKLSPLFISVHATDPDTREKLLKNKKAGVILDQISWFEKNSIQIHAQIVVCPDINDGNILEKSILELAEFYKKTSQTVLSVAIVPVGLTKFRPENDGLRSISPEYAKKTIKQVERIQASLQNTLGTRFCWLADEWYLIAGTNLPSYKTYENMPQESNGVGTIRNFLEVLREKTQNLPQKVKKPKKVSWIVGKLVYEALIPTVKKLNLINGLTINLYGLPSIYWGQDQVVTGLLTGEDLIYGLKNKDLGEAVYIPSIMLKINTDLFLDDKNIQEVENQINTKIHVLDDSNDIINTLIG; via the coding sequence GTGTGGCAAGAAATTAATTACACGGAAGATCTCACTGATCTTTTGGTTCCTAATATTACTTATAAAATAAACCCCGCAGAAATTGAAAGTGTTGAAGCTAATTCTATTGCTGAAGAAATAGGATTTGAATCCGGTGATTCAATTATTAGCATTAATGGGAAAAAACCAAGAGATTTAATTGATTATCAGATTCTGATTAGTGAAGAAATTTTAGACATATCAGTTTTAGATAAAAATCATGAGATTCACAATATAAATATTGAAAAAGATCAAGACGTTAATTTAGGTATAAATTTTAAAGATGCATTATTTGATTCAATAAAGCAATGCAATAATAGATGTCCATTTTGTTTTATTGATCAACAGCCGAGTGGTAAAAGAAAAAGCCTTTATATAAAAGATGATGATTATAGATTAAGTTTCCTATATGGCTCTTATTTAACTCTTACGAATTTAAAAAAAGAAGACTGGGAAAGAATTGCTATGCAAAAACTATCCCCACTTTTTATTTCAGTTCATGCTACTGATCCCGATACAAGAGAAAAATTATTAAAAAATAAAAAAGCAGGAGTGATACTTGATCAAATTTCGTGGTTTGAAAAAAACTCTATTCAAATACATGCTCAAATTGTTGTTTGTCCAGATATAAATGATGGGAATATTCTTGAGAAATCAATTTTGGAACTTGCTGAATTCTATAAAAAAACCTCTCAAACAGTACTTTCAGTCGCAATAGTTCCTGTAGGACTTACAAAATTTAGACCTGAAAATGATGGATTGCGATCAATAAGCCCAGAATACGCAAAAAAAACTATTAAACAAGTAGAGAGAATTCAAGCCTCTCTACAAAATACTCTTGGAACTCGTTTTTGTTGGCTAGCAGACGAATGGTATTTAATTGCTGGTACAAATTTGCCTAGTTACAAAACCTACGAAAATATGCCACAAGAATCTAATGGAGTTGGGACTATTAGAAACTTTCTAGAAGTATTAAGAGAGAAGACTCAAAACCTACCCCAAAAAGTAAAAAAGCCAAAAAAAGTTAGTTGGATTGTTGGTAAGTTAGTTTATGAAGCCCTAATTCCTACAGTTAAGAAATTAAACTTAATTAATGGATTAACAATTAATTTATATGGTTTGCCAAGTATTTATTGGGGTCAAGATCAAGTTGTTACAGGCCTTCTTACTGGAGAAGATCTAATTTACGGGCTGAAAAATAAGGATTTAGGAGAAGCTGTTTACATACCATCTATTATGTTAAAAATTAATACTGATTTATTTTTAGATGATAAAAATATTCAAGAAGTTGAGAATCAAATAAATACTAAAATTCACGTTCTTGATGATTCAAATGATATTATTAATACTTTGATTGGCTAA